One window of Littorina saxatilis isolate snail1 unplaced genomic scaffold, US_GU_Lsax_2.0 scaffold_74, whole genome shotgun sequence genomic DNA carries:
- the LOC138956603 gene encoding uncharacterized protein — MSPSSPSRRPTLDHIGPLSIMSAHSTSCRPPFYHDFPLSIMSANSPSRRPTPPLYNVGPIHMSWEFLNAWFPHLDSESYIIPPAHIDTVQERMAFMGEGERIQVLKSQQQIDRDENREVRDTVRIDRVLKNVHHCMNQIKNKAAREKEIMVILTQAKLGVYGANTQSIYTGAAARNTNSVKAEPLDLKEDFVDLLVIHRERGIMMAAIIPQTEDDPLAVQEELKKAAAYLKQARDVVRRSVLGDLVTQPALHKAIILPDTTRRCLEEVLLNMSDLQELQEGLSVKPSQNVSQICLCEDDMADQTRLDAWWRASLERNEGGDPAMDTATYTQLVARYC, encoded by the exons ATGTCGCCTTCCTCTCCATCACGTCGGCCCACTCTCGATCAtatcggccccctctctatcatgtcggcccatTCAACATCATGTCGTCCCCCTTTCTATCATGACTTCCCCCTTTCCATTATGTCGGCCAACTCTCCATCACGTCGGCCCACTCCCCCTCTCTATAATGTCGGCCCCATCCACATGTCG TGGGAGTTTCTCAACGCCTGGTTCCCTCACCTAGACAGCGAATCATACATCATCCCCCCGGCTCACATTGACACTGTGCAAGAGAGAATGGCATTTATGGGAGAAGGTGAGCGAATCCAGGTACTGAAATCACAGCAACAAATAGACAGAGATGAGAATAGAGAGGTCAGGGACACTGTCCGCATAGACAGAGTgctgaaaaatgtccaccactgCATGAATCAGATAAAGAACAAAGCCGCAAGGGAAAAAGAAATTATGGTAATTCTGACTCAAGCTAAACTTGGTGTATATGGTGCTAATACCCAAAGCATCTATACTGGTGCAGCCGCCAGGAACACGAACAGCGTCAAAGCAGAGCCGTTGGACCTGAAGGAGGACTTTGTTGACCTGCTCGTCATACATCGCGAGCGTGGGATAATGATGGCGGCAATCATACCTCAGACAGAAGACGACCCCCTTGCAGTTCAAGAAGAACTAAAGAAGGCCGCTGCCTACCTGAAGCAAGCCAGAGATGTTGTGAGGCGCTCTGTTCTGGGTGACCTGGTAACACAGCCAGCCCTCCACAAGGCCATTATCCTGCCCGACACAACGAGGCGCTGTCTGGAGGAGGTGCTGCTTAACATGAGTGAT TTACAGGAGTTGCAGGAAGGCCTCAGCGTCAAGCCAAGTCAGAATGTCAGCCAGATATGTCTTTGCGAGGACGATATGGCTGACCAGACAAGGCTCGACGCGTGGTGGAGGGCAAGCTTGGAACGGAATGAGGGCGGGGACCCTGCCATGGATACAGCTACATACACACAGTTGGTTGCCAGGTACTGTTGA
- the LOC138956595 gene encoding uncharacterized protein, with protein MYLTICVHLFDDRFAIPLTTVELFLSRQPRLQLWTQGHLVHAVGMEHGRSMTRIALFPQQFQVLEEPPDDYDVDVRILWGPPGTSKSIVLIIKGLFLLRKGCATVFVLQTSRDGAAAAYFMGHQVRETAGQGAGSVQLINMAEVLDEDGDSTEEGQKKVQAWVEELCQHAQTHGRVHILADEAECDVIAEIYRALKQRHVRFTLWAAGVKLRVPADMKRHVRYLTQPMRSPPAVVREVEQADDMKRGTVPAYTRPPVSAPCDGHLS; from the exons ATGTACCTTACAATATGTGTACATTTGTTTGATGACAGATTCGCCATTCCACTGACAACGGTTGAGCTTTTCCTCAGCAGACAGCCACGACTACAGCTGTGGACCCAGGGCCATCTTGTTCACGCTGTTGGAATGGAGCATGGTCGCTCAATGACACGTATTGCTTTGTTCCCGCAGCAGTTTCAAGTCTTGGAGGAGCCGCCAGACGACTACGACGTCGACGTGAGGATCCTCTGGGGCCCGCCGGGCACTTCAAAAAGCATAGTCTTGATAATAAAAGGTTTGTTTCTGCTGAGGAAGGGCTGCGCCACAGTCTTCGTTCTTCAGACGAGTAGAGATGGCGCTGCTGCTGCTTACTTTATGGGTCATCAGGTGAGAGAGACTGCCGGACAGGGAGCCGGCAGCGTGCAGCTCATCAACATGGCGGAGGTACTGGACGAGGATGGTGACTCGACAGAGGAAGGCCAGAAGAAAGTGCAGGCCTGGGTGGAGGAGCTGTgtcaacacgcacagacacacggacgCGTGCACATCCTGGCCGATGAGGCTGAGTG TGACGTCATCGCAGAGATCTACCGGGCGTTAAAACAACGACACGTCAGGTTCACCCTGTGGGCAGCTGGTGTTAAGCTACGTGTACCTGCCGACATGAAGCGTCACGTCCGCTACCTGACGCAGCCCATGAGAAGCCCACCTGCTGTGGTGAGAGAGGTGGAGCAGGCTGACGATATGAAGAGAGGAACGGTCCCGGCCTACACCAGGCCGCCAGTGTCCGCACCGTGCGACGGCCACCTGTCCTGA